From Serinicoccus profundi, the proteins below share one genomic window:
- a CDS encoding DUF6603 domain-containing protein, which yields MADLLATLGTALRDCLRQPPASGLPPLPTGLAALAPMALDDLAVGTDPRGPGIDRWLALLRSRVTDVAVRETLAVRALQVELPRVAEALTLLGVVQVTWEESGGVVQVRHLRIRWDRLRQLTQDPGEVAMSTLVGRVDGLGDVQSLQVLLLLLVGDPLALLRLEYARKGFAALPTGDGAGLGDLVALVNSPVYLPLPAGGLSRTPPATGVHLVATSTDLPLGPGDLGDLAVAAVLPAGLLPTGPVSLAPGWQLVVEAPGGGPTSIVLAATGDRLDPSVRSSGPVGVHVTPQSPLGQDALLVGDPAGTHVAVGQVRLGVTLRSEPQTPLFTLLLTLAPVRLGVGVDVLGPVAGGLPLPPAIVFSADVRTAFAQGSGLSSQGGGAGLGVEITHALDLVVGGPGAGLRVPTVLVRLELDVGSDTLHLRAVLRLSARAELGPVSVTVTDAGAWVGRWSTGTTGLLPPTGMGIALEAGPVSGGGFLARLGPRVFGGALSLRILGIGAFAWGVLEELPDGTTSVVLLIGIRLPVPGIQVGFGFAVSGFGGLVGAHRRADLDRLRERLGNGTSGDVLFTDDPVRHAPRLLGELRALFPPARGSHVVGPTLQLNWLYLLRLDVGLFLEIPSGKVFVAGVGRYVVGTEDFALVRLRLDVIGGVDPTQGLLFLDGYLVDSTVLGIIRITGGIAFRLGVGASPFFVYSVGGFHPRFDARGLGVPALPRAGASLSLGIVWLRQEMYLAVTSTSYQFGTRTEAGIKIGPIKVHGWVQFDALIQLKPFFFTARIDAGMAAEFAGTEFASIRVLGELSGPGPLVLHARGSVRVLVKISKSVTITLDSSPPEHLETITNLAHHLAGELSRQENLRAEGTDPEIQLAPGADDPTLAVPVGALVWEQKRVPLQQLLERAEGQPLAPARTLHVAVAAWTTSPERDLFSHGTFAELSDAHQLATPTFVEAVSGFRLSAGEDFATAADKVTASLATDVIRLPERLSFTGRAAYLSVDRLATLVEREQGALLVAQEPRVEVAAEPWTVGERVTDDFGMPFTAASASSTARHAGLVAAPVSSPVVSLTGVFDG from the coding sequence ATGGCCGATCTGCTCGCCACCCTCGGCACTGCCCTCCGGGACTGCCTGCGGCAGCCACCGGCCTCGGGCCTGCCCCCGCTCCCGACCGGCCTCGCGGCGCTGGCGCCGATGGCCCTGGACGACCTGGCCGTCGGCACCGATCCCCGCGGTCCGGGCATCGACCGCTGGCTGGCGCTGCTGCGCTCCCGGGTCACCGACGTGGCCGTCCGGGAGACGTTGGCGGTCCGGGCGCTGCAGGTGGAGCTGCCGCGTGTTGCTGAGGCGCTCACCCTCCTCGGGGTGGTCCAGGTGACCTGGGAGGAGTCCGGCGGGGTCGTCCAGGTACGCCACCTGCGGATCCGCTGGGACCGCCTGCGTCAGCTCACCCAGGACCCCGGGGAGGTGGCCATGAGCACCCTCGTGGGCCGGGTCGACGGGCTGGGGGACGTGCAGTCGCTGCAGGTGCTGCTCCTGCTCCTGGTCGGAGACCCCCTCGCCCTGCTCCGGCTGGAGTATGCCCGGAAGGGGTTCGCCGCGCTGCCGACCGGGGACGGGGCCGGCCTGGGGGACCTCGTGGCCCTCGTCAACTCACCGGTCTACCTCCCGCTCCCTGCCGGAGGCCTCAGCAGGACGCCACCGGCCACCGGCGTGCACCTGGTCGCGACCAGCACCGACCTGCCGCTCGGGCCCGGGGACCTGGGTGATCTCGCCGTCGCTGCGGTGCTCCCCGCCGGCCTGCTGCCCACCGGCCCGGTGTCCCTGGCCCCGGGATGGCAGCTCGTCGTCGAGGCCCCGGGCGGCGGGCCGACCAGCATCGTCCTCGCGGCCACAGGTGACCGGCTCGACCCGAGCGTGCGCTCGTCCGGACCGGTCGGTGTCCACGTCACGCCGCAGAGCCCGCTGGGCCAGGACGCCCTCCTGGTCGGCGACCCGGCCGGCACGCACGTCGCGGTCGGGCAGGTCCGGCTCGGGGTCACCCTTCGCAGCGAGCCGCAGACCCCGCTGTTCACTCTCCTGCTCACCCTCGCGCCGGTCCGCCTCGGCGTCGGGGTCGACGTCCTCGGCCCGGTCGCCGGAGGTCTGCCCCTGCCACCGGCGATCGTCTTCTCCGCCGACGTCCGCACCGCCTTCGCCCAGGGGAGCGGGCTGTCCTCCCAGGGCGGCGGGGCCGGTCTGGGGGTGGAGATCACGCACGCGCTCGATCTCGTGGTCGGCGGCCCGGGCGCCGGCCTGCGCGTCCCCACGGTCCTCGTCCGCCTCGAGCTGGACGTCGGGAGCGACACCCTCCACCTGCGCGCCGTGCTGCGCCTGTCGGCACGGGCTGAGCTGGGGCCGGTCTCGGTGACCGTGACGGACGCCGGGGCCTGGGTCGGGAGGTGGAGCACGGGCACCACGGGTCTGCTCCCACCCACCGGGATGGGGATCGCCCTCGAGGCCGGCCCGGTCTCCGGGGGCGGCTTCCTCGCCCGGCTGGGTCCTCGGGTCTTCGGTGGGGCCCTGTCCCTGCGGATCCTGGGGATCGGTGCGTTCGCCTGGGGCGTCCTCGAGGAGCTGCCCGACGGGACCACCTCGGTGGTGCTGCTCATCGGCATCCGTCTGCCGGTGCCGGGCATCCAGGTCGGCTTCGGCTTCGCCGTCTCCGGCTTCGGCGGGCTCGTGGGCGCACACCGCCGCGCCGACCTGGACCGGCTCAGGGAGAGGCTCGGCAACGGCACCTCCGGCGACGTGCTCTTCACCGACGACCCCGTCCGGCACGCGCCCCGGCTGCTGGGGGAGCTGCGCGCGCTGTTCCCCCCGGCCCGGGGCAGCCACGTCGTCGGACCGACCCTCCAGCTCAACTGGCTGTACCTCCTGCGTCTGGACGTCGGGCTGTTCCTCGAGATCCCCTCCGGGAAGGTCTTCGTGGCCGGCGTTGGGCGCTACGTCGTCGGCACCGAGGACTTCGCGCTGGTCCGGCTGCGTCTCGACGTCATCGGCGGCGTCGACCCGACCCAGGGGCTGCTCTTCCTCGACGGCTACCTGGTGGACTCGACGGTGCTCGGCATCATCCGGATCACCGGCGGCATCGCCTTCCGGCTCGGGGTCGGGGCCAGCCCCTTCTTCGTCTACTCGGTCGGCGGGTTCCACCCGCGGTTCGACGCCCGAGGGCTCGGTGTCCCGGCGCTGCCGCGGGCCGGCGCGTCCCTCTCCCTGGGCATCGTCTGGCTCCGTCAGGAGATGTACCTCGCGGTGACCTCGACCTCCTACCAGTTCGGCACCCGGACCGAGGCAGGCATCAAGATCGGCCCGATCAAGGTGCACGGCTGGGTGCAGTTCGACGCCCTCATCCAGCTCAAGCCGTTCTTCTTCACCGCCCGGATCGACGCCGGCATGGCCGCGGAGTTCGCCGGCACGGAGTTCGCCAGCATCCGTGTGCTGGGGGAGCTGTCCGGTCCCGGACCACTGGTGCTGCACGCACGTGGCAGCGTCCGCGTGCTCGTCAAGATCAGCAAGAGCGTCACCATCACCCTGGACAGCTCGCCGCCGGAGCACCTCGAGACCATCACCAACCTGGCCCACCACCTCGCCGGGGAGCTGTCCCGCCAGGAGAACCTCCGGGCCGAGGGCACCGACCCCGAGATCCAGCTCGCCCCGGGTGCCGACGACCCCACCCTCGCCGTGCCGGTGGGGGCGCTCGTCTGGGAGCAGAAGCGGGTGCCGCTGCAGCAGCTCCTCGAGCGCGCCGAGGGCCAACCGCTCGCCCCGGCCCGGACGCTGCACGTCGCGGTGGCGGCCTGGACGACGTCCCCCGAGCGAGATCTCTTCTCGCACGGCACCTTCGCCGAGCTCTCGGACGCGCACCAGCTCGCCACCCCCACCTTCGTCGAGGCGGTGTCCGGGTTCCGGCTGAGCGCGGGCGAGGACTTCGCCACCGCCGCGGACAAGGTCACCGCCTCCCTCGCCACCGACGTGATCCGCCTTCCCGAGCGCCTCTCCTTCACCGGGCGGGCGGCATACCTGTCGGTGGACCGGCTGGCCACCCTTGTCGAGCGTGAGCAGGGTGCCCTGCTCGTCGCGCAGGAGCCCCGGGTGGAGGTCGCCGCGGAGCCGTGGACGGTGGGGGAGCGGGTCACCGACGACTTCGGTATGCCGTTCACCGCCGCCTCGGCGTCGAGCACCGCCCGGCACGCGGGCCTGGTGGCCGCCCCGGTGTCCAGCCCCGTCGTCTCGCTCACAGGGGTCTTCGATGGCTGA
- a CDS encoding DUF2231 domain-containing protein: MSPMHRPPAPVRWTLRLEDTTSLDGPVAAIEPKVTALFGTGLRGSVLRGEWLGHALHPLLTDLTMGSWTSATVLDLVGGPESAKAAQRLVATGLLTAGPTAWSGWAEWSSTAPREKRVGLVHAASNGLAVGAYAASWIARRQGHHRLGAVLALGGAGASGAAAYLGGHLATARDVGSHHPAFDDAA; encoded by the coding sequence ATGAGCCCCATGCACCGCCCACCCGCCCCCGTCCGCTGGACCCTGCGTCTGGAGGACACCACCAGCCTCGACGGCCCGGTCGCCGCGATCGAGCCCAAGGTCACCGCGCTCTTCGGCACCGGGTTGCGCGGCTCCGTGCTCCGCGGCGAGTGGCTCGGCCACGCGCTGCACCCGCTGCTCACCGATCTCACCATGGGGTCCTGGACCTCCGCCACGGTGCTCGACCTCGTCGGCGGCCCGGAGTCGGCGAAGGCCGCGCAGCGCCTCGTCGCCACCGGCCTGCTCACCGCAGGTCCGACCGCGTGGAGCGGCTGGGCCGAGTGGTCCTCCACCGCTCCTCGGGAGAAGCGGGTCGGGCTGGTGCACGCCGCCAGCAACGGGCTCGCGGTCGGCGCCTACGCCGCGTCCTGGATCGCGCGGCGCCAGGGTCACCATCGCCTCGGAGCGGTGCTCGCTCTCGGCGGCGCCGGTGCCTCCGGTGCTGCGGCATACCTCGGCGGTCACCTGGCCACCGCCCGCGATGTAGGCAGCCACCACCCGGCCTTCGACGACGCCGCGTGA
- a CDS encoding aldehyde dehydrogenase family protein has product MSHLFIDGTWRDASDGGTRTILCPADQSEVGTVSEATAQDAEAAVLAARRAFDEGGWPQTPAPERAALLRRVADRLAAERDEVARLESLDTGKRFVESQIDVDDIEAVFRHFADLAASEGGRVVDTGQPQVASKVVHEPVGVCSLITPWNYPLLQTSWKVAPALAAGNTFVLKPSELTPHTSIWLMHALTDAGLPAGVANLVLGAGATVGPPLTSHEAVDLVSFTGGVETGRTIMAAAAPTVKRVALELGGKNPNVIFADADLPAAIDNALTAVFLDSGQVCSAGARLVVEESVHDEVVDTLVERARQLRLGGPFEEAAEAGPLISEGHRAKVAAYVEAALEDGAVLRCGGGAPEDLDLADGWFYSPTILDGCTRDMRCVHDESFGPVLTVETFSGADADAAEDAAVAIANDTIYGLAGAVWTQNAGRAERVAGRLRHGTIWINDYHPYVPGAEWGGFKQSGIGRELGRAGLEEYRETKHIWHNTRPAPAGWFADRRESAADTTTPQETR; this is encoded by the coding sequence GTGAGTCACCTCTTCATCGACGGCACCTGGCGCGACGCCTCCGACGGCGGCACCCGGACGATCCTCTGCCCCGCCGACCAGAGCGAGGTGGGAACCGTCTCCGAGGCCACCGCGCAGGACGCCGAGGCGGCCGTCCTCGCCGCCCGCCGCGCCTTCGACGAGGGCGGGTGGCCGCAGACCCCCGCCCCCGAGCGCGCCGCTCTCCTGCGCCGGGTCGCCGACCGGCTCGCCGCCGAGCGCGACGAGGTCGCCCGGCTGGAGAGCCTGGACACCGGCAAGCGCTTCGTGGAGTCCCAGATCGACGTCGACGACATCGAGGCCGTCTTCCGCCACTTCGCCGACCTGGCGGCCAGCGAGGGCGGACGCGTCGTCGACACCGGCCAGCCGCAGGTCGCCAGCAAGGTCGTCCACGAGCCGGTCGGCGTCTGCAGCCTCATCACGCCGTGGAACTACCCCTTGCTCCAGACGAGCTGGAAGGTCGCGCCCGCCCTGGCCGCAGGCAACACCTTCGTCCTCAAGCCCAGCGAGCTCACGCCGCACACCTCGATCTGGCTCATGCACGCGCTCACCGACGCCGGGCTCCCGGCGGGCGTCGCCAACCTCGTCCTGGGCGCGGGGGCCACGGTCGGTCCGCCGCTCACCTCGCACGAGGCCGTCGACCTCGTCTCCTTCACCGGTGGGGTGGAGACGGGCCGCACGATCATGGCGGCGGCGGCGCCGACGGTGAAGCGGGTCGCCCTCGAGCTGGGCGGCAAGAACCCCAACGTCATCTTCGCCGACGCCGACCTGCCGGCCGCGATCGACAACGCGCTCACCGCGGTCTTCCTCGACTCCGGGCAGGTATGCAGTGCCGGCGCCCGGCTCGTCGTGGAGGAGTCGGTGCACGACGAGGTGGTGGACACCCTGGTCGAGCGAGCACGGCAGCTCCGGCTCGGCGGACCCTTCGAGGAGGCGGCAGAGGCCGGGCCGCTCATCAGCGAGGGGCACCGCGCCAAGGTCGCCGCCTACGTCGAGGCCGCCCTCGAGGACGGCGCCGTGCTGCGCTGCGGCGGTGGCGCACCGGAGGACCTCGACCTCGCCGACGGCTGGTTCTACTCCCCCACCATCCTGGACGGGTGCACGCGGGACATGCGCTGCGTGCACGACGAGTCCTTCGGCCCCGTCCTCACCGTCGAGACCTTCTCCGGCGCCGACGCGGACGCCGCGGAGGACGCCGCGGTGGCGATCGCCAACGACACGATCTACGGCCTCGCCGGTGCCGTGTGGACCCAGAACGCCGGTCGCGCCGAGCGCGTCGCCGGACGGCTGCGCCACGGCACGATCTGGATCAACGACTACCACCCCTACGTCCCCGGTGCGGAATGGGGCGGCTTCAAGCAGTCCGGGATCGGCCGCGAGCTCGGTCGCGCAGGGCTGGAGGAGTACCGCGAGACCAAGCACATCTGGCACAACACCCGTCCCGCCCCCGCCGGGTGGTTCGCCGACCGGCGCGAGAGTGCAGCAGACACCACCACCCCGCAGGAGACCCGGTGA